A window of Pirellulales bacterium genomic DNA:
GCGGCACAAGTCCGTCATCATGGTCTATCTGTCGGGCGGGCTTGCGCATCAAGACACGTTCGATCTCAAGCCCGAGGCGCCGGACGGCATCCGCGGCGAGTTCTCGCCCATCGATACGGTCGTGCCCGGCATTCAAGTCAGCGAGCATTTGCCGCGCACGGCCAAGGTCATCGACCGGCTGGCCGTGCTGCGTTCGATCGTCGGGCTGCGCGACGAGCACAGCAGCTTTCAGAACATCACGGGCTATTCGATGGACGAGAGCCTGCGCGACGGCAAGCCGAACTTCGGCTCGGTGATCTCGCGCATCCAAGGCCCCACCGATCCCGTCGTGCCGGCGTACGTCGATCTCTTTCCGACGATGCAGCACAAGCCTTACAACATCTCGGGGCCGGGCATCGCCGGTCGCCGCCACGCGGGCATCAAGGCCGACGGCGAGGATCTCGCCAGCATGAAGCTGCGCTACGTTGAGCCGGCACGCTTCGATACCCGCCGTGGATTGCTCGATCGCTTCGACGACTTCCGTCGCCAGGTCGACAGCATCGATCTCTCTGCCATGGACACCAGCTACCAGAAGGCGTTCGACGTGCTCACGTCGAACCGGCTGGTCGAGGCGCTCGACGTCGAGCGCGAAGACCCGCGCCTGCGCGAGCGTTACGGCATCGGCTCGCCGCAACATCAGGGAGACGGCGCGCCGGAGTGGAACGATCAATTGCTCGCCGCGCGGCGGCTGGTCGAGGCGGGCGCCCGTTGTGTTACCGTCGCCTACGGCTTTTGGGATACGCATGGCGACAACTTCAATCAACTCCGCCAGCGGCTTCCGTTGTTCGATCAGGGCGTATCGGCGCTCATCGAGGACATCTACCAGCGGGGACTCGATC
This region includes:
- a CDS encoding DUF1501 domain-containing protein is translated as MLTFFGPRDRYCDGLSRRQFLRVGSLAMGGLALPQLLRAEEQTAIPARHKSVIMVYLSGGLAHQDTFDLKPEAPDGIRGEFSPIDTVVPGIQVSEHLPRTAKVIDRLAVLRSIVGLRDEHSSFQNITGYSMDESLRDGKPNFGSVISRIQGPTDPVVPAYVDLFPTMQHKPYNISGPGIAGRRHAGIKADGEDLASMKLRYVEPARFDTRRGLLDRFDDFRRQVDSIDLSAMDTSYQKAFDVLTSNRLVEALDVEREDPRLRERYGIGSPQHQGDGAPEWNDQLLAARRLVEAGARCVTVAYGFWDTHGDNFNQLRQRLPLFDQGVSALIEDIYQRGLDRDVTVVVWGEFGRMPKINKDAGRDHWAPVNGALLAGGGMRVGQVIGSTDKLGAYAVERPIHYRDVLATIYHNLGIDPHSRIEDPSGRPVPILPDNAQPIGELLA